The nucleotide sequence CCCCACGGAGCGGCTGCGCCGGCTCGTCGCGGAGGTCGCATCGTCCCTGAAGCTGACACCCCTGCTCGACCGCGACCCCCGCCGGCTCTCCGGCGGCCAGCTGCAGCGGACCATCATCGCCGCCGCCGTGGTCCAGCGGCCCCGGATCCTCGTCCTCGACGAGCCGTTCCAGGGGCTCGATGACGACGCGGTGCAGGACGTCGCGGCAGCCCTGGAGGCCCTTCGCCGGGACGGCACCGCCGTAGTGGTCTGCGAGCCGATGCTCCCGCGGTCCGCACCCTCCGGCGCCCGCGTCGTCGCGCTGGCCGACGGGCATCCCGTCTTCGACGGTGCGCTGGAGGAAGGGCTCCGGGCAGGGCTTCGGCGCTACGGGATCGGCACGGCAGGGGAGCGTCCCCGCGTCGACACCGCGGCCGCAGCTGCCCCGGTCCGCCCCGGTCCCGTCCCCGGATCCGTTCCCGGCCCTGGTCCTGTCCCCGGGTCCACTCCCGGACCTGGTCCCGTCAGCGGACTCGATTGTGAACCCGACCGTGAACCCGACCCTCCGCTCGTCGCACTGCGTGATGTCACCTTCCGCTACCCTGCCGCCGGTGGCCCTCGCCCGTCGACGGGCCTGACGGACGTGAACCTGTCGATCTCGGCGGGTGAGATCGTCGCGGTGAGGGGACCCAACGGCTCGGGGAAGTCGACGCTCCTCCAGCACCTCGACGGCCTGTACCGGGCGGACAGCGGCTCCGTCACGGTGGGCGGCATCCTCATCCGTCGCCAGCCGACGGGCACCCTCGCCACCACGGTCGGCTACCTGTTCCAGGACACGGACCAGCAACTCTTCGAGCGCACCGTGCTCCGCGAGGTCTCCTACGGTCCGCTGGCCACCGGGTCGCGCAGGGCGGACAGCGTCCGGAAGGCCAGCGAGGCCCTCGATCGCGTGGGGCTGGGCGCGCTGAAGGAGGCCCATCCCTACGAACTGAGCTTCGTCCAGCGGCGCCTCGTCGCCCTTGCCTCCCTCATGGCCACGGGCCCGCTGGTCTGGGCGCTCGACGAGCCGACCGCGGGCCTCGACGAGCCCACCCGTTCGATGCTCGCCACCCTGTTGACCCGCCATGCCGAGGGTGGGGGCGCCGTCCTCCTGGCGACGCACGATGCCGCCTTCGCCGACGCCGTCGCACACAGGTCCATCTGGCTCGAGGACGGCAGGATCCGCGGCACCGGCACCGGCACCGGCTCGGCGCCCGGCTCCTGACTCGGCGCGGCTCCTGATGCGGCGCCCGCCTCCTGATACGGGATCGATTCCGGCTCCTGATGCGGCGTCGATTTCGGCACCGTTCGGCGCCCGTCCACGCGGATGAGCACCTAGGGTGGGACGCATGGACGTGTTGCGCGAAAGGCATCGGACGATCCGCACTCAGGGCGCGGACCTCGCGGTGTTCGAGTACGGGCGAGACCCTCACCCCGACGTTCCGACGATGGTCTTCCTGCACGGATACCCCGACGATCACCGGGTGTTCCACCCGGTCCTGCGGGAGCTCGCGCCTACGCACCATCTCGTCGCGTTCGACACGCGGAACGCCGGCCGGTCACGCCCCCGCGAAGGGGCCGGTTTCACGCTGGCGGAACTGGTCGACGACATCTTCGCCGTCCTCGACGGGATCGACGCCCCCGGCGGGGTACGGCTCGTGGGCCACGACTGGGGTTCAATCCAGGGCTGGGCCGCCGTGCAGGACGCGCGCGCGGACGGGAGGATCACCGACTACACGAGCATCTCCGGTCCTGACCTGCGCCATTTCTCCCGCTGGCTGC is from Arthrobacter burdickii and encodes:
- a CDS encoding ABC transporter ATP-binding protein, translating into MISLDSERFAYDDGVPLLAGLTLTVRAGEYVVIAGASGSGKTTLARLLAGMTGGGAGSVFRGSIALDGETIRFTGTPTDPRIDPAAWSSRVAYVAQGAWGQLSMMSATVGEEIAFGPSNRGVPTERLRRLVAEVASSLKLTPLLDRDPRRLSGGQLQRTIIAAAVVQRPRILVLDEPFQGLDDDAVQDVAAALEALRRDGTAVVVCEPMLPRSAPSGARVVALADGHPVFDGALEEGLRAGLRRYGIGTAGERPRVDTAAAAAPVRPGPVPGSVPGPGPVPGSTPGPGPVSGLDCEPDREPDPPLVALRDVTFRYPAAGGPRPSTGLTDVNLSISAGEIVAVRGPNGSGKSTLLQHLDGLYRADSGSVTVGGILIRRQPTGTLATTVGYLFQDTDQQLFERTVLREVSYGPLATGSRRADSVRKASEALDRVGLGALKEAHPYELSFVQRRLVALASLMATGPLVWALDEPTAGLDEPTRSMLATLLTRHAEGGGAVLLATHDAAFADAVAHRSIWLEDGRIRGTGTGTGSAPGS
- a CDS encoding alpha/beta fold hydrolase; translation: MDVLRERHRTIRTQGADLAVFEYGRDPHPDVPTMVFLHGYPDDHRVFHPVLRELAPTHHLVAFDTRNAGRSRPREGAGFTLAELVDDIFAVLDGIDAPGGVRLVGHDWGSIQGWAAVQDARADGRITDYTSISGPDLRHFSRWLRGRFRDPRLVPQGIGQVLRSWYVAAFQLPVLPELAWKYVLTRRYELTARRNVGADPLRGLALYRTNMSRAAAKPPGRRPVTFPVHVIVPRKDPFLSPHLADGLEEWVEDLTVTTVPGGHWWIASRPREFAELLDPSLRDSD